The Calderihabitans maritimus genome segment ACCGGTTGCGAAAAGCAGCGGGGGGTAGAGTTATCAGTTCGTAATTCTGTATATCGCTGTTATTTTAGGAATAGACATTAATCAAACCACGCTCATCCGCAACCAAAAGGTAATTACGGCCCAGCTACCAGTAGGCTGTAGTGTTGCGCTTGCATAGGCCGGGGGATGTGGGCTTTTCTGAATTGGAGGATGAGGATGAATCTATCAACTTTGCTTTTAGTAGCTGTTGCTTTGGGTACGGATGCCTTTTCCATGGCCGTTGGAATTGGCGTAGGCGGAATAGGAATGCAACATATTTTTCAGGTTTCTTCAGTGGTAACCCTTTTTCACATTTTTATGCCCCTAATCGGCCTTTCTCTGGGCACGCTGTTGGGCCGGATAATGGGGCATGTGGCTACCATTATCGGCGCCACCGTACTCTTTTTTATAGGCATGCATATGCTACGGGAGGGCCTGTTTCCCGAAAACGGGGAAGAAGCAGGTTCTTCCCTGGCCAGAAAGGGACTGGGGATGGGAAAGATAACGGG includes the following:
- a CDS encoding manganese efflux pump MntP family protein, which produces MNLSTLLLVAVALGTDAFSMAVGIGVGGIGMQHIFQVSSVVTLFHIFMPLIGLSLGTLLGRIMGHVATIIGATVLFFIGMHMLREGLFPENGEEAGSSLARKGLGMGKITGGLSILTGFWGLMLLAASVSLDALSVGFSLGTFQANLPLTVIVMGLVAGLMTASGFIFGKYLGRWLGNKAQVAGGLILIGIGIKLFFG